The window ATTCATGACAATCACCTGATGAAAGATAAATCAACATTCCAAAGGTGAGAAAGTTAATTTGTAAAACTTCTGTTCACTAATGTCAAGTGTGAGAAAGTTAATTTGTGAGGTCAGTGATCCTCTCTTGTCAGGAGTCAGCGAGAATTATACATGTTGCAGCTACTGAGAAAGCACaaggaagaaaaacaatatCTATGTCAAGCAAAAGATTAATAGCAACATTCCTAACAACTATTATGGCCAAAAGAAtcaccacccccccccccccccctataaatacaaaattagtaTGCAAGAATTCATCCTGATTTTTAGTGACACTACGACAATCTTCTCTTTTTAACGCTGTCTGAATCCCCATCAAGCATGACAAGATCATCTTCGTCTTCAATTACTTCCAATTGCTTCTGATTCTTTGATTCAGCTGCACTATTTGAAATATCGGATTCATCGGGAAGTTTCCGTTTCTTCAAGGTTGAAACTATAGTTATCTCATCATCCTTTTCAGATTCAACAGCTGTTATTAATGCATCAGAGGTGCTTGCACCATTTCCAACAGATTTGTCTTTGTTTTCTGCTGCTGACACTGGTTGAGTCCATCCTGAGAGAACCATCCCATCAGGTTCTTTCTCTTCATCAAACTCCTCTCTGAAAATCAGCAATGAAACAAAGTactttttgaacaaaaaaagaaaagaaacaagagGATTCATGGGAATGGGAACAAAAAACTATCTTAATGCAACATTTGAGAGggaagataaaaggaaaaaaagaaacactAAAAACTTAAGTTCCTCTAGCATAGTAGTATTTTTTATCCAAGGAATATTTTTCACAGAATACAAAAATAGAGTTGAGTAAAAACCTGTGCTTGATGTTAATATTGCAAACGAATTCCTGCTGCATATCCTCTACCGTAAGCATTGTGCCACCAGTTACTGGGGAAGGAAGCTCAGCCAGAGCCTGAAAATGCCAGGAAACAGGCTATAAATAAAATGCTACGTTCTTTAAACCAAAGACAACAAACATACCTTTTCAAGGTTGGCCTCATAAATAGCAACCATGTCATCCTCAACATCACCAGCTTCATAAAGCAGGTTTGAAGCACACATAATAAGAGGAAGGTTCATCCCAAGCTTTGCCTTGACAATTTTTTCGACCAAGTCTTTCAACTTTGAACGATTGGTGTTTATTTCAAGCGATAAAGGTGTCTGTTTTGCACATATATGAACATATTGAGTGTGAGCATGTTTGTAACAACAACTTTAGGCAATATATGCAACAAGGGGAGATTTGGCAGACCTCAGAACAAACATAACAAGATTTGTTAGGTTCAAATGGCTCCACCGGCATAAGCAGCATGTTTCTTGCTGGATGCTCCAGACAATATGTCATTCTATGAGATGTccagaaaagaatataaaaacattaaaataaaagtaaatttaatgCTGACTTAAACTACAGTGTAGTACATAAGTAAAGATTCCTTAAAGAAGAAATGAGCACCAAGGAAAGAACAGGAAGGATAAGACAACCTCCCAACAGAatctacaataaataaaaggtataagataaaaaaaaaggtcaaaACAAAAGAGCTCTGCAAAATAGGGACAAAATTTCCCTTAAAGATCCATGCATTTTGCTCCAGCAAAAAATCTGACAAAGAAAGCACTGCCTGTTCTCTCTAAGTCATGATTAAGGGCTTGTTTGTTTGAgcttttttcaaagaaagtgcTTTCTTAAAAGCTATGCTGTAGGAAAATTATagtaattatgtattttttgaaaaaatgcaaaaatcttttaaaaacaacaaaGCTGTTGCACTTTTCTCATAAGCTAAAAAAATAGAttctggaaaaaaaatcttaaaattatcaaaatcaacTTTCTTTTAAGCTTAAATAAATAAGTCCCAAGTAACCtacaattataattttacttgGTTGTAATTTACTATACTGCTTTAGACTTGACAAGAATGATAGTTATcaagcatttaaaaaaaaaaaaagtgaacagGGTGTAAGCTCTGATTTAGTACCAGAACCATGATAATACTATGAATTATGTTTTTCCCTGCcaaaaaatgtcagtgccaagTAGGTAGCATTTCCCCCAAGGCATCttggttaaaatttaaacaatgcttCTTAACAAACCACTTCCCCATCACTAAAACCAATCCAAAATAAAGAACACACAGGAGGAGAAATCACATCATacctataatttttaatgtcaTTGTTCAGCACTTTGATTGCTTCAATGACAATCAACCCAGCAATCACAGCATTTGTAGTCGCCACGGCATGCACAATATTCCCAGCAATACCTTTagcttcaaaaaggttttggaGAGGGATGCCAAATGAAGCAGCCCTTATGTTTGCAGCTGCAGTAACAAATTCTACAGCCAACTGATCATCTTTATCAAAGCTTAGATTGCCAATCTCCTGctcaaagatgtatttaaaaagtaaaagaaaaaatcacaaaaaagaaGATTCATAGTTTAGTATCCAGATAAAGATATAAACTTAATATTACAACATGATCACTACATCAAAGTAAAGgaccttttccctttttgtaaaaaatagtcTAAATGCTTCAAGAAATATTCTCGAATTTTCTTTGAGACTCCAAATATCCTGTGGGTTCTTCATGCCCAAAGATGCCATGGCAGAAACTGGTAATTCATCAGATTCATATTTTTTCTCCAAATTTCCATTTTGTTGAGCCGGTTCATCAGACAAGACATCCTTGCTGTATATAGGCTTTGGCCTGTTACGATTTTTCCATGTCTCTTCATTAGACAAAGCTAATTCAATGTTATACCCAAATACATGATCAAAAATTTTCCTTCCATATTGATCAATGTCTTCATCTTTCCTACGTTCAAATACATCCTCTACATTTTTGGATGAGCTGGCAGCATCACTTGATCGAACATTTAAATCATTGTCCTGATTCTTGTCCCCAAATAACTTAGCAAAAAGTAGGTCCTTCGCCCACACAATACAGTGAACAAACTGCCATAAAATAAAGAGATGAAAGCTTAGAACTCATTAAATAGAATATTGAAGCAAATATCAAAATTCACACATCAAAATGATAATCATTTGATAATGTGAAAGGAAAATAGCTTGAGTCTATCAGTTTTATCCATTTGCctaaaatataactaatataaCAGCCTTCAATATTATGTTAAAAGGTATCTACCTAGTAGCATCCATCAAGATACAACAATGCATCATAAAATATTCCATTCAATGAAATCCAAATAATCATGAACCTACAAATACCTTTGATGGGGTACTTGTGATTGTACAGACGGGATATGTCTTGGGGGCTGGTTTAGGTTGACACTCATAGCACTCTGTTTTTCCCTTGACATGCACAGTTACCTGTTTTCCATTAAAACTAAATCACAAATATGATTGAAAAAATGCAACTTAATATATAGAAATAATTAACCATGAAATCACATATTAAGTTGAAATCATGTGGAACAAACAAAGACTTATCCTACTAGGTGAGGTCGGCTGAAATCATGTGGAACCGGCAAATATACTGAAAGATACAAATAGTAATAAACAATGTCACATGCATGTTTTCTGCCACAAAAATCGGTAAGCAGAAAGGGTTACAACAAAAAAACAGCAAATATGAAATCTCAGACCTTAAATATCACACACCATTataaatctgtttttttttttaagaattagaattttaaatcaatttattttcagAGTACATGGCCAAAACTGAAAATCAGGATGAAGGGGTATTCACTTAAATTTTAGTGGATAATCACtggagaaaaattattaattttagctGATAACTAAATTTTGAAGCTTAGAAACatgccacaaaaaaaaaaaaaaacatgttgctTTCCCAATCAGAAGATTACTTACTAGGCATAGGACGTTTAAAATCAGGTGCTAGTCAGCACTGACAATAACCAATATTCATAGCTAGATATATACAAACAACCAgataatcaatatttaattttttaaaaaacaagaaGATACACTTacgtatataaaaataaaaataattatcaaacaGAAAAAGCACCATTCAGATTCTACTGGATACTTCCATTTAAAATGGATAtcaattactaaaataaatacaattaaattacCTGTCCGAGGAACCCAGTAGTTCCACTTTCAACCAAAGGAACATTAGCTGCCAAGCACAAGCGATTCACATGCCGGCGTGCATCTAGATTGTCTAGTCCATTTAGAACAACATTAAATTGCTTAAAGAAGTCCACATTGAATTCAGGATCTTTGACATTTGCATGGTATGGTGTAATGTTTATGTGGGGCCTAAATTTTAATACAGCATCCCTAGCAACCTGGTTGAAGACTTCATCAGATTGATGGAAAACTGAAACCTATACCAGTAACAACAATAACCACAAcagttaaaacttactttagcCTTGGATTGTCCAACATGGAATTGTCGAAATAAAAATTGCCTGTTCAGGTTACTGACTTCTATGGTGTCCATGTCAATCTGCACATTGGAAATAAATGAAGTATATTAATGCGTGAAAGCACATCAGTTCAAAAGATAGTTTATAAAATGGCTAGAGAACATGCACACACGGAAGAAGAATTCATAGTGGGTTGACTGATTGCTGGCAGTATGACTACCAACTCACAATCTACACAATAAGTCACAGTCTACACAAAATCACCATTAACCTAGGAGTGTTATCAATTTCTGATAGCAGAAAATGGTGGAAAGTCAATAATCCACCATATCATATAGGGGACAGTGCTCCGCtagatatatagatatagatacaAATACAATTATAAATATGAGACATGGATCCTTGTTCAAAACCTGTATGGCACAACGACACGACACTCTTACAATTCCACTTAGTAGAAACTAGCAAGATACTTGTTCTGGGTACAATACCGCCCAAGCATTCAGCAGATCTGCCATTTTAATAATCTATCACCCTCAGCAATGAGTAGcaatcatcaacatcaacaccaCAAAccccaattaattaaaattcaattctcGAAGATCTTATTAGTCATAACTATAGTACTAAAACTCAAGATCCCAAATAAATACCAATTCCCTACTTCCATCATCACAAACATCGATTAGCATAAAAGCAATTGAAGCCAACTGAATGTAAGCACCAACACTCCACCTAGAGTGTACATAACAAAGCATAAAAACTGCTCAAACCTCACCACAAAAACCACCACCCCTGGCCCCAAAGACTCGAAATTCTTCCCCTATAACAAAAACATTGAAATTTCAAACCAAAACAAAAGGGCAACGAATCAAACTACCAAAAATTCAACCCTCgctaaaccaaaacaaaaaacaaatcaaattccAACGCCATATTTCACCATTCCAAGACCCCAAAACAGTTACCACAGCCCAAACAACACTCACTCCCCACTCTCACAAACACCTCCTATGTGACCAAACACACGCACAGCTCAAAGCTTTATCAAAACCCTCAAAAACCCCAACAACACCAAAACCCTAACAAGAAAAACCCAAAAActcaaatccaaaaaaaaaaagaaacgaaaAACCCTTGGAGAAAAAAAACTTGGAAAGATCCAAATAGAGAAGAGAACTAACGATGTGAATGTCAGGGAAACCGGAGAGGGCGAGGGTCTTGAGAAGCTCGCAGCCAATTCCGCCAGCGCCAACCATAAGCACCTTGGCATCCTGAAAAATTCCAAAACGACATAAGTGGAGACAAAACGACAACAACACGGAAGCCGGAAAACGACAGAGAGAAAAAGGGTTGCGTTGCgttgtgtgtgtgcgtgtgc of the Glycine max cultivar Williams 82 chromosome 13, Glycine_max_v4.0, whole genome shotgun sequence genome contains:
- the LOC100794304 gene encoding SUMO-activating enzyme subunit 2; translated protein: MASSPPSSSAIKDAKVLMVGAGGIGCELLKTLALSGFPDIHIIDMDTIEVSNLNRQFLFRQFHVGQSKAKVARDAVLKFRPHINITPYHANVKDPEFNVDFFKQFNVVLNGLDNLDARRHVNRLCLAANVPLVESGTTGFLGQVTVHVKGKTECYECQPKPAPKTYPVCTITSTPSKFVHCIVWAKDLLFAKLFGDKNQDNDLNVRSSDAASSSKNVEDVFERRKDEDIDQYGRKIFDHVFGYNIELALSNEETWKNRNRPKPIYSKDVLSDEPAQQNGNLEKKYESDELPVSAMASLGMKNPQDIWSLKENSRIFLEAFRLFFTKREKEIGNLSFDKDDQLAVEFVTAAANIRAASFGIPLQNLFEAKGIAGNIVHAVATTNAVIAGLIVIEAIKVLNNDIKNYRMTYCLEHPARNMLLMPVEPFEPNKSCYVCSETPLSLEINTNRSKLKDLVEKIVKAKLGMNLPLIMCASNLLYEAGDVEDDMVAIYEANLEKALAELPSPVTGGTMLTVEDMQQEFVCNINIKHREEFDEEKEPDGMVLSGWTQPVSAAENKDKSVGNGASTSDALITAVESEKDDEITIVSTLKKRKLPDESDISNSAAESKNQKQLEVIEDEDDLVMLDGDSDSVKKRRLS